The Nocardioides panzhihuensis genome has a segment encoding these proteins:
- a CDS encoding DUF3631 domain-containing protein, translating into MTHAFDQRDDQTTPNSEPNPEEQPMADDTTTAENVTVSPGEERLTPADFAPNAGELLLNEVRDAIGKYVILPDAHAMTGVVLWIAATHAVPVWAHAPRLVIRAPEKRCGKSRLLDLAEATCHDPLLTVNASPSAVYRSIGMKTKNPPTILLDEADTIFGPKAGENEDLRGLLNAGHQRNRPALRYNAANSSVERIQTFAMAALAGIGAMPDTIEDRAVVIRMRRRAPGESVAPYRTRRDGPALDNLRKRLNQWVVAHHDHLGTATPDMPVEDRAADTWEPLLAIADLAGGDWPEIGREACVTLTETRDANAQTTLQTRLLTDCRTAFGDAEALPTSVLLDRLKDDPEAPWATYSNPLQGLTAMKLGFLLRDFDIRSDTIRFDTGQAKGYQRAAFADAWARYCAPAPTCLICRQPLAIDDGTRTHPTCDPEARR; encoded by the coding sequence ATGACCCACGCCTTCGACCAACGAGACGACCAGACAACGCCCAACTCGGAACCCAACCCGGAGGAACAACCCATGGCCGACGACACCACCACCGCCGAGAACGTCACGGTCAGCCCGGGTGAGGAAAGGCTCACCCCGGCCGACTTCGCGCCCAACGCGGGAGAGCTGCTGCTCAACGAGGTTCGCGATGCGATCGGGAAGTACGTCATCCTCCCCGATGCTCACGCCATGACCGGGGTCGTTCTCTGGATCGCCGCCACCCACGCCGTACCCGTGTGGGCCCACGCGCCCCGCCTGGTGATCCGTGCCCCGGAGAAACGATGCGGCAAGTCGCGGCTGCTCGACCTGGCCGAGGCGACCTGCCATGACCCGCTGCTCACCGTCAACGCCTCACCCAGCGCCGTTTACCGCTCCATCGGGATGAAGACGAAGAACCCGCCCACGATCCTGCTCGACGAGGCCGACACCATCTTCGGACCCAAGGCAGGCGAGAACGAAGACCTACGCGGCCTGCTCAACGCCGGACACCAGCGCAACCGGCCCGCGCTGCGCTACAACGCCGCTAACTCGAGCGTCGAGCGCATCCAGACATTCGCCATGGCCGCCCTCGCTGGGATCGGTGCGATGCCGGACACCATCGAGGACCGCGCCGTCGTTATCCGGATGCGTCGTCGCGCGCCTGGTGAGTCCGTCGCGCCGTACCGGACTCGCCGTGATGGTCCAGCGCTGGACAACCTCCGAAAGCGGCTGAACCAGTGGGTGGTCGCGCATCATGACCACCTCGGCACCGCCACCCCGGACATGCCGGTCGAGGACCGCGCCGCCGACACCTGGGAACCTCTGCTCGCGATCGCCGACCTTGCCGGAGGCGACTGGCCCGAGATCGGCCGCGAAGCCTGCGTCACCCTCACCGAGACCCGCGACGCCAACGCACAGACCACCCTGCAAACCCGACTGCTGACCGACTGCCGTACCGCGTTCGGTGACGCCGAAGCGCTGCCCACCTCGGTCCTGCTCGACCGGCTCAAGGACGACCCCGAGGCACCGTGGGCGACCTACTCCAACCCGCTGCAAGGTCTGACCGCGATGAAACTCGGTTTCCTGCTGCGCGACTTCGACATCCGATCCGACACGATCCGGTTCGACACCGGACAAGCCAAGGGCTACCAGCGTGCCGCGTTCGCCGACGCCTGGGCCCGCTACTGCGCACCCGCCCCAACCTGCCTCATCTGCCGCCAACCTCTCGCGATCGACGACGGCACCCGCACACACCCGACCTGCGACCCGGAGGCCCGTCGATGA
- a CDS encoding bifunctional DNA primase/polymerase, which produces MMQQQPDTLTDSLTTALDYAARGWRVFPLLPGSKRPATPNHRATDCDGTAPGCRTTHAGWEQRATIRADKITKAWSSNPAYGVGIACGPSRLVVVDLDTHKPGTEIPEPWKSFEITTGADVLDHLAGVHGGTITPTYTVRTVSGGTHLYYAAPADVAYGNTAGKIGWLIDTRAHGGYVAAPPTSIGASAYDIIDDRPAAPLPMFLLDLLTHDRRPATRTSQNRSQDGSRTQARPLQPIGSGEPLRDPDAYVNRVFDIAINGDHANGVAGLLDATKGGRNAALFVAAATVGKLVARDLITEHSALDRLLVAAAGHIAARAYTAYEAENTILSGFRRAATRSAA; this is translated from the coding sequence ATGATGCAGCAGCAGCCTGACACCCTGACCGACAGCCTCACGACCGCTCTGGACTACGCCGCCCGTGGCTGGCGAGTCTTCCCCCTGCTGCCCGGCTCCAAGCGGCCCGCTACGCCGAACCACCGTGCCACCGACTGCGATGGCACCGCCCCGGGGTGCCGCACCACTCACGCCGGGTGGGAGCAACGCGCCACCATCCGCGCCGACAAGATCACCAAAGCATGGTCCAGCAACCCCGCCTACGGAGTCGGGATCGCCTGTGGGCCCTCCCGCCTGGTCGTGGTCGACCTCGACACCCACAAGCCCGGAACCGAGATCCCCGAACCGTGGAAGTCGTTCGAGATCACCACTGGCGCCGACGTGCTCGACCACCTCGCCGGAGTCCACGGCGGCACCATCACCCCGACCTACACCGTGCGCACCGTCTCCGGAGGAACCCACCTCTACTACGCTGCGCCGGCCGATGTGGCCTACGGCAACACAGCCGGAAAGATCGGCTGGTTGATCGACACCCGCGCCCACGGCGGATACGTCGCCGCACCGCCAACCAGCATCGGAGCTAGCGCGTACGACATCATCGACGACCGCCCGGCCGCACCGCTCCCGATGTTCCTGCTCGACCTCCTCACCCACGACCGCCGACCCGCCACCCGCACGTCACAGAACCGCTCTCAGGACGGTTCTAGGACACAGGCCCGACCACTACAGCCGATCGGGTCCGGCGAGCCACTGCGCGACCCGGACGCGTACGTAAACCGCGTCTTCGACATCGCGATCAACGGCGACCACGCAAACGGCGTCGCGGGTCTGCTGGACGCGACCAAGGGCGGCCGAAACGCCGCGCTCTTCGTCGCGGCCGCCACAGTCGGAAAGTTGGTTGCACGCGACCTGATCACCGAACACTCCGCGCTCGACCGGCTGTTGGTCGCTGCCGCTGGGCACATCGCCGCTCGCGCCTACACCGCCTACGAGGCCGAGAACACGATCCTGTCCGGCTTCCGCCGCGCCGCGACCCGGAGCGCCGCATGA